The Parcubacteria group bacterium genome includes the window GTAGTTGTCATCCGGGCGCTGTATGCCTTGGTCAATAATCACCAGATGCGCGCTGTCAATGATTGATTGCGCCGAGAGCTGGAGGTAGCGCTCCGCGTTTCCGAACAAATGAAAATCAGCAAGAAACTGCGCCTCGCTTTTTGCTTCTGACCGGAGCGTCTTGAGGTATGATATGTACTCCTTTAAACGTTCCAGTTTTTCAAAAATTTTCTGCCTGCCGAGCTTGGTCATACGGATTGCGCCAGGCGGGCGCGG containing:
- a CDS encoding DUF86 domain-containing protein, with translation MTKLGRQKIFEKLERLKEYISYLKTLRSEAKSEAQFLADFHLFGNAERYLQLSAQSIIDSAHLVIIDQGIQRPDDNYEAVSLLRGQGIISESLADALTKMVGLRNILVHEYGTIDRKKVYEILTTRIGELEEFQKQILTHLS